A single region of the Latilactobacillus curvatus JCM 1096 = DSM 20019 genome encodes:
- a CDS encoding ECF transporter S component — MTHKNSAAYTISIMAILTAFLIIQSFIPMVGYINIIPGLPAVTTIHLTVIIGAVILGTRQGAILGLIWGLISLFRAYTSPGDPLSLLIFQNPIIAILPRLMAGMIAGFTFQHLYQTKIRKTGAMALAGIFGALINTILVIGLTRVLYGHQAAGMYHTDPTHLIIVMLGVVALNAVMEATLAAVVTPLVATPLMRFKRTQ; from the coding sequence ATGACACATAAAAATTCAGCAGCTTATACGATTAGTATTATGGCGATTTTAACCGCTTTTTTAATCATTCAAAGTTTTATTCCGATGGTCGGTTATATTAATATCATTCCTGGGCTACCAGCCGTAACAACAATTCATTTAACGGTCATTATTGGGGCCGTGATCCTGGGCACACGCCAAGGGGCGATTCTAGGATTAATTTGGGGTTTGATTTCATTATTTAGAGCCTATACCTCTCCAGGCGATCCGCTTTCACTTTTAATCTTTCAAAATCCAATTATCGCTATTTTACCGCGGTTGATGGCTGGGATGATTGCTGGCTTTACGTTCCAACACTTATATCAAACTAAAATTCGTAAAACCGGTGCAATGGCTTTAGCTGGGATTTTCGGGGCTTTAATCAATACCATTTTAGTGATTGGCTTAACGCGTGTGCTTTACGGACACCAAGCGGCAGGGATGTATCATACTGATCCGACCCATTTAATCATCGTGATGCTTGGCGTTGTTGCGTTAAATGCTGTAATGGAAGCAACCTTAGCAGCTGTGGTGACACCACTAGTCGCAACACCACTCATGCGGTTTAAACGGACGCAATAA
- a CDS encoding Tex family protein has product MPDIQNLVIQQLTQYRPQQIKATLGLLEEGNTVPFVARYRKERTGSLDEVQIREIESTFQYLTTLEKRKTDILKNIAEQEKLTPKLKQQIETATQLQALEDLYLPYKQKRRTKATIAKEAGLEPFAQFIAGLPSLTEQALLAKAEAYLNPDQKINDTAAVLAGVHEILAENISETAKYRNWVRQYTWQNGQLASQVKDEAADEKQVYQIYYDFTADLTKVAEHQYLAINRGENEGILKAKIMIDDQVIASRISQDLLYGQDSASAMVIKSAVEDAYKRFIGPAIERELRKQLKEKADQQAISVFGDNLKHLLLQPPLKGKVVLGFDPAYRTGCKLAVVDGTGKFLDKLVIYPHKPASADKRSKAADEFTALLEKYQVEMIAIGNGTASRESEEFVTTCLKSISREIFYVIVNEAGASVYSASDAARAEFPDLHVEERSAISIARRLQDPLAELIKIDPQAVGVGQYQHDVAQKELTVQLDTVIEDVVNSVGVNLNTASPQLLQHISGLSATTAQNIVQYRNENGLYQKRSALKKVPRLGPKAYEQSVGFLRIINGDNPLDNTDIHPESYPTAKAILKSFGLTVAALGSDALKTAIAQMQVPALAAELEVGIETITDILSSLQKPGRDLRDQMTAPLLRHDVLTLADLKPNMALEGTVRNVIDFGAFVDIGVKHDGLVHISQLANHFVKHPSDEVAVGDVVQVWVMSVDQERERVQLTMKAPKAND; this is encoded by the coding sequence ATGCCTGATATTCAAAATCTTGTGATTCAACAATTAACACAGTATCGACCACAACAAATCAAAGCAACGTTAGGTCTTTTAGAAGAAGGCAATACCGTACCGTTTGTTGCGCGGTATCGAAAAGAACGAACGGGAAGCCTCGATGAAGTTCAAATTCGTGAAATTGAAAGCACATTTCAATACTTAACGACGCTCGAAAAACGTAAAACCGATATTTTGAAAAATATCGCTGAACAAGAAAAATTAACGCCAAAACTCAAACAACAAATTGAAACGGCAACGCAACTGCAAGCTTTAGAGGATCTGTACTTACCCTATAAACAAAAACGACGGACCAAAGCAACCATCGCTAAAGAAGCCGGCTTGGAACCTTTTGCGCAGTTTATCGCAGGGTTACCTAGCTTAACCGAACAAGCATTATTGGCAAAAGCTGAAGCTTACCTCAATCCAGATCAAAAAATCAATGATACAGCTGCTGTTTTAGCTGGTGTTCATGAAATATTGGCGGAAAATATTAGTGAAACAGCAAAATATCGGAATTGGGTGCGCCAATATACTTGGCAAAATGGTCAGTTGGCCAGTCAAGTTAAAGACGAAGCAGCCGATGAGAAGCAAGTTTATCAAATCTATTATGATTTCACTGCCGATTTAACGAAGGTAGCGGAACATCAATATTTAGCGATTAATCGTGGTGAAAACGAAGGTATTTTGAAAGCTAAAATTATGATTGACGATCAAGTAATTGCCAGTCGGATCAGCCAAGATCTGTTGTATGGACAAGATTCAGCGTCAGCAATGGTCATCAAGTCTGCGGTTGAAGATGCCTATAAGCGGTTTATTGGACCGGCAATTGAGCGTGAATTACGCAAGCAATTAAAGGAAAAAGCTGATCAACAAGCGATTAGTGTCTTTGGTGATAACTTGAAGCATCTCTTGTTGCAACCACCATTGAAGGGTAAAGTTGTATTAGGCTTTGATCCCGCTTATCGGACTGGGTGTAAATTAGCCGTTGTCGATGGTACTGGAAAATTCTTGGATAAGTTAGTCATTTACCCACACAAACCAGCTTCAGCTGACAAACGATCAAAAGCGGCGGATGAATTCACTGCTTTACTCGAGAAATATCAAGTTGAAATGATTGCAATCGGTAATGGGACTGCGAGTCGTGAATCAGAAGAATTCGTAACGACGTGTTTGAAATCTATTTCCCGGGAAATTTTCTATGTGATTGTCAATGAAGCGGGGGCTTCTGTTTATTCTGCGAGTGATGCAGCACGGGCAGAATTTCCAGATTTACACGTTGAAGAACGAAGTGCGATTAGTATTGCCCGTCGTTTGCAAGATCCGTTAGCTGAATTGATCAAGATTGATCCACAAGCAGTGGGGGTTGGACAATATCAACACGATGTGGCGCAAAAAGAGCTCACTGTGCAACTCGATACAGTGATTGAGGATGTCGTGAATAGTGTGGGAGTCAACCTGAATACGGCTAGCCCTCAGCTGCTACAACATATCTCAGGGTTGTCAGCAACTACTGCTCAAAACATTGTGCAATATCGCAATGAAAACGGCCTTTATCAAAAGCGGAGTGCTTTGAAGAAAGTACCACGCTTAGGGCCTAAAGCTTATGAACAATCGGTCGGATTCTTGCGGATTATTAATGGGGACAATCCACTCGATAATACTGATATTCATCCAGAAAGTTATCCAACGGCTAAAGCCATTTTGAAATCATTTGGGTTAACCGTTGCTGCTTTAGGAAGCGATGCGTTGAAGACGGCGATTGCACAAATGCAAGTACCGGCTCTAGCGGCTGAATTAGAGGTCGGGATTGAAACAATCACCGACATCTTAAGTAGTTTGCAAAAACCAGGGCGTGATTTACGGGATCAGATGACGGCGCCATTGTTACGTCATGATGTCTTAACCTTGGCGGATTTGAAACCGAATATGGCGTTAGAAGGCACAGTCCGCAACGTGATTGATTTTGGGGCCTTTGTCGATATTGGTGTGAAACACGATGGCTTAGTGCACATTTCTCAACTGGCAAACCACTTTGTTAAACATCCTTCTGATGAAGTGGCAGTTGGCGACGTCGTTCAGGTTTGGGTGATGAGTGTTGATCAAGAACGTGAACGCGTACAACTGACAATGAAAGCGCCAAAGGCAAATGACTGA
- a CDS encoding GNAT family N-acetyltransferase, whose translation MPIIPAKLTDIAKLTTLYQQLTTEMHVLQPTNYQADYTPEFFDWQQMITDPLQAVFVHQNQDAQIDAFCHVTTAQTSPSPLFIAHRFAYLTTLYVAPEARRHHVATQLLSSAKQWQQTQALDYLELTVLGNNPAALALYQKLGYTTQNQTLRAN comes from the coding sequence ATGCCCATTATCCCCGCTAAACTAACCGATATTGCCAAATTAACCACCCTGTATCAACAATTAACGACTGAAATGCATGTGCTACAACCCACTAATTACCAAGCTGATTACACGCCTGAGTTCTTTGACTGGCAACAAATGATAACTGATCCACTACAAGCAGTCTTTGTTCATCAAAACCAAGATGCGCAAATCGATGCCTTTTGTCACGTTACAACAGCCCAAACAAGTCCCTCACCCTTGTTTATCGCACACCGCTTTGCTTATCTCACAACACTGTATGTTGCACCAGAGGCACGCCGCCACCACGTCGCTACACAACTGCTATCGTCCGCAAAGCAATGGCAACAAACACAAGCGCTCGATTATTTAGAACTAACCGTGTTAGGGAATAATCCGGCTGCGTTGGCCCTCTATCAGAAGCTGGGCTACACCACTCAGAATCAAACTTTACGCGCCAACTAA
- a CDS encoding xanthine phosphoribosyltransferase, with protein MRLLEERIKKDGQVLGQDVLKVDNFLNHQVDPDLMAAMGEEFQRLFKDKKITKILTVESSGIAPAVFAGLAFHVPVVFARKHKSLTLQDNMYSATVYSYTKKVNNHISISKKFLNADDRVLVIDDFLANGQAVEGLLSIIEEAGAQLEGVGIVIEKTFQKGRELLDQRGIQVESLARIAAFEDGQVVFLDENK; from the coding sequence GTGCGACTATTAGAGGAACGCATTAAAAAAGATGGTCAAGTATTAGGTCAAGACGTATTGAAGGTCGATAACTTCTTAAATCACCAAGTGGATCCAGATTTAATGGCTGCAATGGGTGAAGAATTCCAACGCTTATTTAAGGATAAGAAGATTACTAAAATCCTAACGGTTGAATCATCTGGCATTGCGCCCGCTGTTTTCGCGGGCTTAGCATTCCACGTTCCCGTTGTTTTTGCAAGAAAGCACAAGAGTTTGACGTTACAAGATAACATGTACAGTGCAACGGTTTATTCATATACGAAGAAAGTGAATAACCACATTTCAATTTCGAAGAAGTTTCTGAATGCAGACGATCGCGTTTTAGTGATTGATGATTTCTTAGCCAACGGGCAAGCGGTTGAAGGCTTACTTTCTATTATTGAAGAAGCCGGCGCACAACTTGAAGGTGTCGGGATTGTCATCGAAAAGACTTTCCAAAAAGGTCGCGAATTGTTAGATCAACGCGGCATTCAAGTGGAATCTTTAGCACGAATTGCAGCGTTTGAAGACGGTCAAGTCGTCTTTTTAGACGAAAATAAATAA
- a CDS encoding ATP-grasp domain-containing protein, whose translation MPVIYPGQTIGIIGNDQRAYMLALKAKEMGYRAAAIVTPQMQNTSFARLIDSQIDGEFNDYQTLVQLGEVSQVLTYTNELLDETVLEQLAQHYYLPQGSSVLSVTQDRYLEKVFLSDLNINIPPYATVVDVDDIQDAIDSIGYPCILKPIQKGYGKQYQRFIQQPSDLENIEAALELGTYILESWIPDAQELSVMVVKTEDGKCVTLPVIENEFEDHRLKMSLVPARINQDVATEINRLAHLIGEKLDYTGVFGVEFFLTPAMNIYVKRIMPTPHATGDVLTHTLNFSQYEYHLKAICQLAVGPSRLNNAGMTLGIQEAQRSLIQTQMKIKPDWYFNLHNVTTNQQIGSVTATGQAIQPLIDNYEAADLY comes from the coding sequence ATGCCAGTTATTTATCCAGGACAAACCATCGGAATTATTGGAAATGATCAACGGGCCTATATGTTGGCGCTCAAAGCAAAAGAAATGGGGTATCGGGCAGCCGCGATTGTGACCCCGCAGATGCAAAATACCTCATTTGCACGTTTAATTGATAGTCAGATCGATGGTGAATTCAATGATTATCAAACATTAGTCCAACTCGGTGAAGTCAGTCAAGTGTTGACCTATACGAATGAATTATTAGATGAGACAGTGCTCGAACAACTGGCACAACATTATTATCTACCTCAAGGCAGTAGTGTGTTGTCTGTGACGCAAGATCGGTACCTCGAAAAAGTCTTTTTGAGTGATTTAAATATCAATATTCCGCCCTATGCGACAGTTGTTGATGTAGATGATATTCAAGATGCAATCGATTCAATCGGATATCCATGTATCTTAAAACCCATTCAAAAAGGTTACGGTAAGCAGTATCAACGTTTTATTCAACAACCGAGTGACCTTGAAAACATTGAAGCTGCCCTTGAGTTGGGGACTTATATTTTAGAATCTTGGATTCCCGACGCACAAGAACTATCAGTGATGGTCGTTAAAACTGAAGATGGTAAGTGTGTGACACTGCCAGTCATCGAAAATGAGTTTGAAGATCATCGCTTGAAAATGTCGCTTGTGCCAGCACGGATTAATCAAGATGTTGCGACTGAAATTAATCGATTAGCCCACTTAATTGGGGAAAAATTAGACTATACAGGTGTTTTTGGGGTTGAATTCTTTTTAACACCCGCTATGAATATTTATGTGAAACGAATTATGCCAACACCGCACGCAACGGGCGATGTCTTGACACATACCTTGAATTTCTCGCAATATGAATATCATTTGAAGGCCATCTGTCAGTTGGCAGTCGGCCCATCACGCCTCAATAATGCGGGGATGACCTTAGGGATTCAAGAAGCACAACGGTCATTAATTCAAACACAGATGAAGATCAAACCGGATTGGTACTTTAATTTGCACAACGTCACGACCAATCAACAGATTGGATCGGTCACAGCAACCGGACAAGCCATCCAACCCTTAATCGATAATTACGAAGCGGCAGACTTATATTAG
- a CDS encoding GNAT family N-acetyltransferase, giving the protein MLTYQLIEGAARRQWLDDLLLADEEVGMIERYLMHGQFYTVSDQQQVIGVFHLMALNNQQVELKNIAVRPEWQHRGFGGQMMTQIQTIAIDQGFQSLLVGTGDGSLAAIGCYLRQGFRFEQIRKNFFDQYQTPIYENGIRLKDMVVLAKIL; this is encoded by the coding sequence ATGTTAACGTATCAATTGATTGAGGGCGCAGCACGGCGACAGTGGCTGGATGATCTATTGTTAGCGGATGAAGAAGTCGGCATGATTGAACGCTATTTGATGCATGGGCAATTTTACACCGTAAGCGATCAGCAGCAAGTCATCGGGGTCTTCCATCTGATGGCACTCAACAATCAGCAGGTAGAACTTAAAAATATTGCGGTACGGCCAGAATGGCAGCATCGAGGATTCGGTGGGCAAATGATGACTCAAATTCAGACGATTGCAATTGACCAAGGGTTTCAATCATTGCTAGTTGGCACTGGGGACGGCAGTTTGGCAGCAATTGGTTGTTATTTGCGTCAAGGCTTTCGGTTCGAACAAATTCGCAAAAACTTCTTCGACCAATATCAAACGCCAATCTATGAAAATGGGATTCGCCTAAAAGATATGGTGGTTCTCGCTAAAATACTCTAA
- a CDS encoding glycoside hydrolase family 73 protein, with protein sequence MAKKRKRKTTKRKPTANYYSKKRRHPTDWLVVVLVSLFILGIGLVLLVRYNGQKAQEELADQARQEQQSRQAKKQAFIKKMVPYAQELQTKYHVLPSITLAQAILESDWGKSSLAAQYHNYFGIKGDNEANTKEMTTKEYLNGQWVTTTARFRVYNNYQESMLDHVQLFAYGTSWNRTQYAHVIAATNYEQAAHALQQDGYATDPDYPAKLIELVKAYHLDQYDQ encoded by the coding sequence TTGGCAAAAAAACGTAAACGCAAGACGACAAAACGCAAACCAACAGCTAACTACTATTCTAAGAAGAGACGCCACCCAACCGATTGGCTAGTGGTCGTTTTAGTGAGTCTATTTATTCTCGGAATTGGGCTCGTTTTATTAGTTCGGTATAATGGACAAAAGGCCCAAGAAGAACTTGCCGATCAAGCCAGACAGGAACAACAATCGCGCCAAGCTAAGAAGCAAGCGTTTATTAAAAAAATGGTGCCATATGCCCAAGAATTACAGACGAAATATCATGTTTTACCAAGTATTACTTTAGCGCAAGCTATTTTAGAAAGTGATTGGGGGAAGAGCTCACTTGCTGCGCAATACCATAATTATTTCGGTATTAAGGGTGATAATGAGGCCAACACTAAGGAAATGACGACCAAGGAATATTTAAATGGTCAGTGGGTAACGACAACAGCGCGTTTTAGAGTATATAACAATTATCAAGAATCGATGCTTGACCATGTACAATTGTTTGCTTATGGGACCTCTTGGAACCGGACGCAGTATGCACACGTAATCGCGGCCACTAATTATGAGCAAGCTGCCCATGCTTTACAGCAAGACGGCTATGCGACTGACCCTGATTATCCAGCGAAGTTAATTGAGCTCGTTAAGGCTTACCACCTCGACCAATATGATCAATAA
- a CDS encoding LacI family DNA-binding transcriptional regulator, whose translation MPTIRDIARKSGYSVSTVSRVLNHQKYVSEPAKTAIEAVIKQLDYVPNSLARDLSFGQNKNIGVVLPHNDHPYFNQLLNGIMDAAFSSGYHVVLLPSEYNQAVELDYLEQLKRKNFTALIFTSHGIALSVLAEYTRYGQIVCCEDPGTHHISAVYSHREPAYLAAFKYLKAHKAQQIGLLLSRNLAQSPTWIAVTNAYQQVFNCQPDSELMVGGMRSFEDGYRAAEQLVEKQPTLACYFTNGDDIAAGVRQYHLDHQLPTPLLIGQEKQLSSFLLQLPTIDHHFFTLGQKAFEVALSNHHQVCRFESEFILP comes from the coding sequence ATGCCAACAATTCGTGATATTGCCCGCAAAAGCGGCTATTCGGTTTCGACCGTCTCCCGTGTGTTAAATCATCAAAAATACGTCTCTGAACCTGCCAAAACGGCAATCGAAGCGGTCATTAAACAACTCGATTACGTGCCTAATAGCTTAGCGCGCGATTTAAGCTTCGGTCAAAATAAAAATATTGGGGTCGTCCTACCGCACAATGACCATCCGTATTTCAACCAACTCTTAAACGGGATTATGGATGCTGCGTTTTCAAGCGGCTATCACGTTGTGCTCCTACCTTCCGAATATAATCAAGCAGTCGAACTAGATTATCTCGAACAATTAAAACGTAAGAATTTTACCGCACTCATTTTTACTTCACATGGTATTGCACTCTCAGTCTTAGCAGAGTACACGCGTTATGGTCAAATTGTCTGTTGTGAAGACCCGGGGACCCATCATATCTCGGCCGTTTATTCTCACCGTGAGCCCGCCTATTTAGCGGCATTCAAGTACCTTAAAGCCCACAAAGCACAGCAAATTGGTCTACTATTAAGTCGTAATTTAGCGCAAAGCCCGACCTGGATTGCCGTCACGAACGCTTATCAACAAGTTTTCAACTGCCAACCTGATTCCGAGTTAATGGTCGGTGGCATGCGCTCATTTGAAGATGGCTATCGCGCCGCTGAACAACTGGTTGAAAAACAGCCAACCCTCGCTTGCTATTTTACAAATGGCGACGACATTGCCGCTGGTGTCCGCCAATATCATCTGGATCATCAACTGCCGACCCCGCTTTTAATTGGTCAAGAAAAACAATTATCCAGTTTTTTATTGCAACTGCCAACAATTGACCATCACTTCTTCACCCTAGGGCAAAAAGCGTTTGAAGTCGCCCTCAGTAACCATCACCAAGTTTGTCGTTTCGAATCAGAATTTATTTTGCCATAA
- a CDS encoding SprT family protein, with protein sequence MTDQALTELIERLSLQFFNRPFVHQANLNRRLKTTGGRYHLQDHHIDINPKMLTEHDTQTLEGVIKHELCHYHLHLLHRGYRHRDAEFKQLLAQVGGARYAPAAQKTAKSSKIVIYKCSDCGQVYPRRRRMNTARYVCRRCHGRLIYQTTQIQ encoded by the coding sequence ATGACTGATCAAGCCTTAACTGAATTGATTGAACGGTTATCGTTGCAGTTTTTTAATCGGCCGTTTGTGCATCAAGCAAATCTCAATCGGCGTTTAAAAACAACCGGCGGGCGCTATCATTTACAGGATCATCATATCGATATCAATCCAAAGATGTTGACCGAACATGATACACAGACCTTAGAAGGGGTGATTAAGCATGAGCTTTGCCATTATCACCTGCATCTGTTGCATCGCGGTTACCGTCATCGAGACGCAGAGTTTAAACAATTACTTGCACAAGTCGGGGGTGCGCGCTATGCACCAGCTGCACAAAAGACAGCTAAATCGAGCAAAATTGTGATTTATAAATGTTCAGACTGTGGACAAGTCTATCCACGTCGCCGTCGAATGAATACGGCTCGCTATGTTTGTCGGCGGTGTCATGGACGACTGATTTATCAAACCACACAAATTCAATGA
- the purB gene encoding adenylosuccinate lyase, with amino-acid sequence MLERYTRPEMGAIWTTENRYQAWLEVEILAVEAWAKLGDIPTEDAQKIRANASFDLAEVNRLEAITHHDVVAFTRAVSESLADEKKWVHYGLTSTDVVDTAQGYILKQANDLIRADIANFMAVLKDKAYEYQNTVMIGRTHGVHAEPTTFGLKLATWYAEMKRNQDRFERAAKGVEAGKISGAVGTFANIPPEIEAYVTEHLGIRAQDISTQVLPRDLHADYINTMAVVATSIEHFATEIRHLQRTEVREVEEFFAKGQKGSSAMPHKRNPISSENVSGLARVIRGHVITGMEDVSLWHERDISHSSAERIILPDTTILLDYILNRFTRIVKTLTVFPEKMKADMNITHGLIYSQRVLLKLVDAGLSREAAYDLVQPKTALAWDEQKDFRQLLEADPKVTSELSKADLDDAFDYQWHLKQVQTIFDRVFA; translated from the coding sequence ATGTTAGAACGTTATACACGTCCCGAAATGGGCGCCATTTGGACAACGGAAAATCGGTATCAAGCTTGGTTGGAAGTTGAAATTCTAGCTGTCGAAGCGTGGGCAAAATTAGGCGATATTCCCACAGAGGATGCGCAGAAAATTCGCGCGAATGCTAGCTTTGATTTGGCAGAAGTCAATCGCTTAGAAGCCATCACACACCATGATGTGGTCGCATTCACCCGTGCCGTTTCAGAATCCTTAGCGGATGAAAAAAAGTGGGTCCACTATGGTCTAACTTCAACGGACGTTGTTGATACAGCACAAGGGTATATTTTGAAACAAGCGAACGATTTAATCCGGGCTGATATCGCCAATTTTATGGCTGTTCTAAAAGATAAAGCTTACGAATACCAAAATACCGTGATGATTGGGCGGACGCATGGCGTGCATGCTGAACCAACGACGTTTGGGTTAAAACTAGCAACCTGGTATGCTGAAATGAAACGCAATCAAGACCGTTTCGAACGCGCAGCAAAAGGCGTTGAAGCCGGTAAAATCAGTGGTGCAGTTGGGACTTTCGCCAATATTCCGCCTGAAATTGAAGCCTATGTGACAGAACACTTAGGGATCCGGGCCCAAGATATTTCAACGCAAGTGCTCCCACGAGATCTACATGCTGATTACATTAACACGATGGCGGTCGTGGCGACCTCAATCGAACATTTTGCGACTGAAATCCGGCATTTACAACGAACAGAAGTCCGCGAAGTGGAAGAATTCTTTGCTAAAGGTCAAAAAGGCTCATCAGCGATGCCGCATAAACGCAATCCAATTAGTTCTGAAAACGTTAGTGGCTTAGCCCGTGTGATTCGCGGTCATGTGATTACCGGGATGGAAGATGTGTCATTATGGCACGAACGCGATATCTCACATAGCTCAGCTGAACGGATTATTTTACCCGATACTACGATTTTATTGGACTACATCTTGAATCGCTTCACGCGGATTGTGAAGACGTTGACGGTCTTCCCTGAAAAGATGAAGGCTGACATGAACATCACCCATGGTTTAATTTACAGCCAACGTGTCTTGTTGAAGTTAGTGGATGCGGGTCTGAGCCGTGAAGCAGCCTATGATTTGGTCCAACCGAAGACAGCCTTAGCATGGGATGAACAAAAAGATTTCCGCCAATTATTAGAAGCCGATCCGAAAGTGACGAGTGAACTTTCAAAAGCCGATTTAGACGACGCCTTTGATTACCAATGGCACTTAAAACAAGTTCAAACAATTTTTGATCGGGTGTTTGCATAA
- a CDS encoding cold-shock protein yields MENGTVKWFNAEKGYGFVTREDGSDVFVHFSAIQGEGYKTLEEGQSVSFDIEESDRGPQAVNVNKN; encoded by the coding sequence ATGGAAAACGGAACTGTAAAATGGTTTAACGCAGAAAAAGGTTACGGCTTTGTAACTCGCGAAGATGGTAGTGATGTATTCGTACATTTCTCAGCTATCCAAGGTGAAGGCTACAAGACTCTTGAAGAAGGTCAAAGCGTTTCTTTCGATATCGAAGAAAGCGACCGCGGCCCACAAGCTGTTAACGTAAACAAAAACTAA
- a CDS encoding Gfo/Idh/MocA family protein — MTTLNWGIIGLGNIANSFATYFNQPDGHIYGAASRSLDKAQAFADQYNIPHAFGSYADMLGDDNIDIVYIATPHNYHFESIMASLEAGKHVFCEKAITMNRRELNVAKALANEKHLILAEAMTIYHMPLFAEIERQQVANHLGALKSIQVSFGSYKELDPNNRFFSPALAGGAMLDIGVYALSFARRMLTAKPELVATQWVPSESGVDQQSTLLLNNAKHEMVTVTLNIHAKMPKQGVLVYENGYVTVDDYPRPDKATLTFPDGRVETIQAGDATNAMNYELHDFQETVRGNQSNDTLELSSDVMDIMSDARAEWGFVYPFEKRTDLD; from the coding sequence TTGACAACGCTTAACTGGGGAATTATCGGCTTAGGCAATATCGCCAATAGTTTCGCAACTTATTTTAACCAACCTGATGGTCACATTTATGGGGCTGCTTCTCGTTCACTCGATAAGGCACAAGCCTTTGCCGACCAATACAATATTCCACATGCATTCGGTAGTTATGCCGACATGCTCGGTGATGACAACATCGACATCGTCTACATTGCAACCCCCCACAATTATCACTTCGAAAGCATTATGGCGAGTCTTGAAGCCGGTAAACACGTCTTCTGTGAAAAAGCGATTACGATGAACCGCCGCGAACTCAATGTAGCAAAGGCTCTTGCTAACGAAAAGCACTTGATATTAGCTGAAGCAATGACCATTTATCACATGCCATTGTTTGCTGAGATTGAACGCCAACAAGTCGCTAATCACTTGGGCGCTTTAAAATCAATTCAAGTCTCTTTTGGAAGTTATAAAGAGCTTGATCCAAACAATCGCTTCTTCAGTCCCGCACTTGCCGGCGGTGCAATGCTTGATATTGGTGTTTATGCCCTCTCATTTGCACGTCGGATGTTAACTGCTAAACCAGAACTTGTAGCGACGCAATGGGTGCCATCAGAATCCGGTGTTGATCAGCAATCAACATTACTTTTAAATAATGCCAAGCATGAAATGGTGACTGTTACCTTAAACATTCATGCGAAGATGCCTAAACAAGGTGTTCTCGTTTATGAAAATGGCTATGTCACCGTTGACGATTATCCACGGCCTGACAAAGCCACCCTCACTTTCCCAGATGGTCGCGTTGAGACCATTCAAGCGGGTGACGCAACCAACGCAATGAACTATGAACTCCATGATTTCCAAGAAACAGTGCGCGGAAATCAATCAAACGATACCCTCGAATTATCAAGCGATGTCATGGACATCATGTCAGACGCACGTGCTGAATGGGGCTTTGTCTATCCATTTGAAAAACGCACTGATCTCGATTAA